Proteins found in one Mytilus edulis chromosome 2, xbMytEdul2.2, whole genome shotgun sequence genomic segment:
- the LOC139511406 gene encoding uncharacterized protein has product MMAVLIAFCLSVAFLARTSSSLSCFDEICNPPMVCKVEFSHGYPRGGSCEQQHQHGHHPICGNLFPDHGHCHCDDQSCISRVYMLTTPSLAPVTTAVPIVPTVTTQAPVVTSCMDNEDATFNCKTYQDNYAMCQATTGTLKTIASNRCQKYCGLCGSNTAPPAPSTTASTAQTMCIDHEVKCSDQAYINIICSSSHQATKDYAIAICPKSCNLCTEHFASINAGFGK; this is encoded by the exons ATGATGGCTGTCTTAATTGCATTTTGTCTTTCCGTAGCTTTTCTTG ctcGAACTAGTTCATCACTGTCCTGTTTTGATGAAATTTGTAATCCACCCATG GTATGCAAGGTAGAGTTTTCACATGGGTACCCACGTGGAGGAAGCTGCGAACAACAGCATCAG CATGGACATCATCCCATATGTGGAAATTTATTTCCTGACCATGGACATTGCCATTGTGATGATCAATCCTGTATAAGCCGTGTTT ATATGTTGACAACTCCTAGTCTCGCTCCCGTCACAACTGCTGTACCTATCGTACCTACAGTGACAACTCAAG CACCCGTTGTGACCTCCTGTATGGATAATGAGGATGCAACGTTCAATTGTAAGACATATCAAGATAATTATGCCATGTGTCAAGccacaacaggaacactgaagacAATAGCAAGCAACAGGTGTCAAAAATACTGTGGTTTGTGTGGAT CCAATACAGCTCCACCTGCACCAAGCACAACAG CTTCAACTGCACAAACAATGTGTATTGACCATGAGGTGAAGTGTAGTGACCAAGCATACATAAATATTATATGTTCATCGTCACACCAAGCAACTAAAGATTACGCAATAGCCATTTGTCCAAAGTCTTGCAACTTGTGTACTGAACATTTTG CATCTATCAATGCAGGTTTTGG GAAATAG